A genomic segment from Salvia splendens isolate huo1 chromosome 13, SspV2, whole genome shotgun sequence encodes:
- the LOC121761243 gene encoding uncharacterized protein LOC121761243, translating to MALQWMIMAYLVAAEAALAVVLTLPSPKAIRSRIVAAVSLILKPALFIVPFAGFQLLDIYWKNEHRLMCTGEVCTAEERNRYEKSMYKSQRNGVLCVAACLLYWCIFRICCYNKQIEHFEGVEKRNKDH from the exons ATGGCATTGCAGTGGATGATTATGGCGTACCTGGTGGCAGCGGAAGCCGCGCTGGCCGTTGTCCTAACTTTGCCCTCGCCCAAAGCCATACGATCTCGGATTGTGGCGGCCGTCTCGCTAATTCTCAAGCCAGCACTGTTTATCGTACCATTTGCCGGATTCCAGCTTCTCG ATATATACTGGAAGAATGAGCATCGGTTGATGTGCACGGGAGAGGTCTGCACCGCCGAGGAGAGGAATCGCTATGAGAAATCG ATGTACAAGTCTCAGAGGAATGGAGTGCTGTGCGTTGCGGCCTGCCTCCTTTACTG GTGCATCTTCCGCATTTGCTGTTATAATAAACAGATTGAACACTTTGAGGGAGTCGAGAAGAGGAACAAGGATCACTAG
- the LOC121761323 gene encoding loganic acid O-methyltransferase-like yields MGETFPMKGGDSEYSYTKNSNYQKLASDAVKDKIKEAVIGSLNAEPRSTKVAIADLGCSVGPNTFFTVQNLIEAVQKKWPSETLLEFQVFFNDHLGNDFNTLFSSLPPERQYHAAAVPGSFHGRLFPRSSITVAHSSYALQWLSKQPQGVHNEGRIHYSGAGTDVVKAYSDQYEKDLSCFMSARAEEIVKGGVLVLVVPGTPDGISQSDHPVGVMFNYLGYSLMELANEGVVDKDKIDKFNLPIYAPAMGEMKRVIENNGCFSIEKMELTDPRSKVDGPIDVAKLIMHMRAGMEGVFSAHFGDSVVDKMFAKISDKAQEMSHFIESGYSKSTQLLLVLKRK; encoded by the exons ATGGGGGAAACTTTTCCAATGAAAGGTGGTGATTCTGAATACAGCTACACCAAAAACTCCAATTACCAG AAACTAGCGTCGGATGCAGTGAAGGACAAGATAAAAGAGGCAGTGATCGGGAGCCTAAACGCAGAGCCAAGGTCGACCAAAGTGGCGATAGCAGATTTAGGGTGTTCGGTTGGGCCAAACACGTTCTTCACCGTTCAAAATCTGATAGAAGCAGTGCAGAAGAAATGGCCATCCGAAACACTACTAGAATTCCAAGTATTCTTCAATGACCACCTCGGAAACGATTTCAACACCCTCTTCTCCTCCCTCCCACCGGAGAGGCAGTACCACGCTGCTGCAGTGCCGGGGTCGTTCCACGGCCGCCTCTTCCCTCGCAGCTCCATCACCGTGGCGCATTCTTCATACGCTCTCCAGTGGCTCTCCAAGCAGCCTCAAGGGGTGCATAACGAGGGCAGAATCCACTACTCCGGTGCGGGCACAGATGTGGTCAAGGCCTACTCGGATCAATACGAAAAGGATTTGTCATGTTTCATGAGCGCGAGAGCTGAGGAGATTGTGAAAGGAGGAGTATTGGTTCTGGTCGTACCGGGAACCCCTGACGGAATCTCCCAATCCGACCACCCTGTTGGTGTTATGTTCAATTATCTTGGATATAGCCTAATGGAGTTAGCTAATGAAGGAGTTGTGGATAAAGATAAAATAGACAAGTTCAACTTGCCAATCTATGCTCCTGCGATGGGGGAGATGAAGAGGGTGATAGAAAACAATGGGTGTTTTAGCATTGAGAAAATGGAGCTGACAGATCCAAGGTCCAAGGTTGATGGACCCATTGATGTAGCTAAACTGATAATGCACATGAGAGCTGGAATGGAGGGGGTCTTCTCAGCTCATTTTGGAGATTCTGTTGTTGACAAAATGTTCGCCAAGATTTCAGACAAAGCTCAAGAAATGTCACACTTTATCGAATCTGGGTATAGTAAGTCTACTCAACTGCTTCTTGTGCTCAAACGCAAATAG
- the LOC121761494 gene encoding loganic acid O-methyltransferase-like, whose translation MGESFPMKSGDDSHSYSKNSLYQKLASDTVKEMIQESVIKYLDTDKVTSSMGSTTIALADFGCSIGPNTFLAVQNLIQPLQTKNLEFQVFFNDHFSNDFNTLLTSLPPERPYHAAAVGGSFYGRLFPRNSLTIAYSSQSLHWLSKPPQGVNNEAGIHGSGAPEPVARAYSAQFEADLGCFLDARAEEIVSGGLMFLVMPATPDGLTQTELSALFDFYGYSLMDLADKGVVEKSRIEEFNLPIHIPRLGEMREVIEKNGCFRIERMELTNPKSKVAGPLDAANVVTHMRSAMEGVFAAHFGASVADQMFDNVVPMTPRIADCFKALHHISNQLFVVLTRK comes from the exons ATGGGTGAATCTTTCCCAATGAAGAGTGGTGATGATTCTCACAGTTACTCCAAAAACTCCCTCTATCAG AAACTAGCATCAGACACAGTGAAAGAAATGATCCAAGAATCAGTGATCAAGTATCTAGACACAGACAAAGTGACGTCATCAATGGGGAGCACCACAATCGCCTTAGCCGATTTCGGTTGCTCCATCGGTCCAAACACATTCCTCGCAGTTCAAAATCTAATCCAACCTCTCCAAACCAAAAACCTAGAATTCCAAGTATTCTTCAACGATCACTTTAGCAACGACTTCAACACCCTCCTAACATCCCTCCCACCGGAGCGGCCCTACCACGCAGCCGCCGTGGGAGGCTCCTTCTACGGCCGCCTCTTCCCCCGCAACTCCCTCACCATCGCCTACTCCTCCCAGTCCCTCCACTGGCTCTCCAAACCCCCTCAGGGGGTCAACAACGAGGCCGGTATCCACGGCTCTGGCGCCCCAGAGCCCGTGGCCAGAGCCTACTCGGCCCAGTTTGAGGCCGATTTAGGATGCTTCTTGGACGCCAGAGCGGAGGAGATTGTGAGTGGCGGACTTATGTTCCTTGTCATGCCGGCAACTCCTGACGGCCTGACGCAGACCGAGCTCAGCGCCCTCTTCGATTTCTACGGCTACAGTCTCATGGACTTAGCTGACAAG GGGGTTGTGGAGAAGAGCAGGATAGAGGAGTTCAACTTGCCGATCCATATTCCAAGGCTGGGGGAAATGAGGGAGGTGATAGAGAAGAATGGGTGTTTTAGGATTGAGAGAATGGAGCTGACGAACCCTAAGTCGAAGGTGGCGGGGCCGCTTGATGCGGCGAATGTGGTGACTCACATGAGATCGGCCATGGAGGGAGTTTTCGCGGCTCATTTTGGAGCTTCCGTGGCCGATCAGATGTTCGACAACGTTGTGCCCATGACTCCGCGGATCGCAGACTGCTTCAAGGCTCTCCATCATATTTCTAATCAGCTATTTGTGGTGCTTACCCGAAAATGA
- the LOC121760836 gene encoding E3 SUMO-protein ligase MMS21-like — protein sequence MKPSYVLFGRRNHHMLVKQLEDGVVNLVKAADECTHLSSSIQSIGKDYQPAAELTNFSKLFDKKIKRSKADVSSVSQSQLWLRQFREAIWKVHHEGQPMPGEEQEDIIMTSTECTILNATCPLTGKPITELAEPVRSMDCKHIYEKKAIMQHLGREPHRSVAGDRLPEKIGGRQSGLRPLFTNGN from the exons ATGAAGCCATCATATGTTTTGTTTGGAAGAAGAAACCATCATATGTTG GTGAAGCAGCTTGAAGATGGAGTTGTTAACTTAGTGAAAGCTGCAGATGAGTGTACTCATCTTTCGAGCAGTATCCAATCTATAGGAAAAGATTACCAGCCTGCAGCTGAG CTAACTAACTTCAGTAAGCTCTTCGATAAGAAAATCAAAAGATCAAAGGCTGATGTGTCATCTGTCTCACAGAGCCAGTTATGGTTACGACAGTTCCGTGAAGCTATCTGG AAAGTTCATCACGAAGGACAACCTATGCCAGGTGAAGAGCAAGAGGACATAATAATGACCAGCACGGAGTGCACTATTTTAAATGCCACCTGTCCACTGACAGGAAAACCTATCACTGAACTAGCGGAACCTGTTAGAAG CATGGATTGCAAGCACATATATGAGAAGAAGGCTATCATGCAACATTTAGGACGAGAACCGCACAGATCCGTTGCCGGTGACAG GTTGCCCGAAAAAATTGGTGGTAGACAGAGTGGATTGCGACCCCTTTTTACTAATGGAAATTGA
- the LOC121760007 gene encoding transcription factor bHLH137-like yields MAAFSSTSFHHHPFPLFLPISTTIDATIDNNSSSIVTDKQETMDKKRKCNPHSSPNSAQSKDKREVKGKKQKKIKDDEEKKGYIHVRARRGQATDSHSLAERVRRERISERMKLLQTLVPGCDKVTGKALMLDEIINYVQSLQNQVEFLSMKLASVNPMFYDFGVDLESFMARPNQDLSDLPSPMPSMQECSPTTANNTNFVENPILFQQAQLPQGSSQSLWEVDEHRQKNFIQLGFNNSLFSFH; encoded by the exons ATGGCAGCCTTTTCCTCAACCTCCTTTCACCACCACCCTTTCCCCCTCTTCCTCCCTATCTCCACCACCATTGATGCCACCATAGACAACAATTCCTCCTCCATTGTCACTGATAAACAAGAAACCATGGATAAAAAGAGGAAATGCAACCCTCACTCTTCTCCAAATTCTGCTCAATCCAAG GACAAGAGAGAAGTGAAGggaaagaagcagaagaaaataaaagatgatGAAGAAAAGAAAGGCTACATACATGTAAGGGCAAGGAGGGGCCAAGCTACTGATAGTCACAGTCTTGCTGAAAGG GTAAGGAGAGAGAGAATAAGTGAGAGAATGAAACTGCTACAGACTCTTGTTCCTGGCTGTGACAAG GTCACTGGAAAGGCCCTCATgttggatgaaattattaattatgtCCAATCCCTCCAAAATCAAGTTGag TTTCTCTCAATGAAGCTTGCTTCTGTAAATCCCATGTTCTATGACTTTGGGGTGGACTTAGAATCATTCATGGCTAGGCCTAATCAG GATCTTAGTGACTTGCCATCCCCAATGCCAAGCATGCAAGAATGCAGTCCCACAACAGCCAATAACACTAATTTTGTTGAAAATCCAATTTTGTTTCAACAAGCCCAACTTCCACAG GGAAGCAGCCAGAGCTTGTGGGAAGTGGATGAGCATAGACAAAAAAATTTCATTCAGTTAGGATTCAACAACAGCCTGTTTTCattccattaa